DNA sequence from the Plodia interpunctella isolate USDA-ARS_2022_Savannah chromosome 12, ilPloInte3.2, whole genome shotgun sequence genome:
tttcttttaaacggtaaaaaaaaaattgaatctCAGTAGCGTTGAATAATGtatgcaaaaaatacatatattatgtaaaaatgacGAATAACATTAAgctttctttattaaaaagaaaaacggTTTCTTTTAACAAATTCGGTGACAGATATtgcttcttcttttcgagtgtgttaatgctaacactggtgtcagattttatttgaatcgcctaaaggcatcgcCTTCCATGCCTAAAGGCatggaagcaaatggtggtcaatgaaaactactatacatggtcagattggtacacaaacCCATGTGGTTAACAGGCAtgtgaaaatttgaaatgtgaaaaaaaaatgattttaggTAATACTTAGTTTGTCAAATTTTACTGTTatcaaataattatcaaaaccGTTCTGACTGTGTACTATTCAAATGCATTGGGATAGGAAATTGCGTATATATACAAATCATTTCAATACCAATGTCGGATGGACATTGAATAGTCTTCAATTTATCGGGCAGCGATATCTCCATGTTTCGGATTGTCCGCCGAAATCATAATGTATGGTTACGCTATAGCCAACGATCCGACCCAACCATAATTTTGACAACGCTTAGTAAGGTAAATTTGTGAATTGTTGTCTTTGGAGAACACGCTAGTGAAGTTTTGTCCGTCGCTTCTTCTACATTTGCACTTTGGCGACGCGTAGTAAGTTTAGtttgtaaaattatcatttcaaatattgattgattatgataatattggTTGCAAAGCGTATGAAATTTACTAAGATGTTTCTAAAAACTTTCTATGaattttgatatgaaattGTAATTCTTAGAAGAGTCCTCGTTTACTATAGCATATAAtggctttataatattttcaaagttaaaTGGATAAGCGTCAACACTCcgtaaaattctttattcccTTAAgaatgaaaactaaataaaaagtttttgaagatttagGTACCTGCATATAGTGCTTTAACGTGTCGAgatattttcttcaatttttgttttagatttaACGGTTGTAAAAGTACCTTTTAATtcgtaaaaacaataaagaaaatcaataGAAACGacagtttgaaaataaaatgataactgtttttaataacattattaacgcgtatagcaaataaaaagtaattattaatttgaaaattatctgCCATTATAACTCAAAGATCatggtgagttgcaccgttatatttgacattgactttaaccggcgcgccgctaactttagacaaaatggcgtactttgctcTTTTCTACGCAAGCTAACGTCGCAGAagtgacggtgcaacccaccctatgattttcaatttaattatacaactTAAAGTTTAAATGTCACCTTTtcactgaaaattaaattttcagtaGGTTAATGGCTTTCTTTGTTTATGACACGTCAAGATCAAACCAACTTTTTGCATTGTAAAACCTATTTactttatcaattaattttttgatcaaattaaaatgagtTTTAAAAGGATGACATTGATTTTAATCTGCGTTTATCTCTTTACTGGTTTCGTCTGCTTGGATTTCTGTtgggaaatatttttgtagtaaagcgatgtagttttcatcgaccaccacttgcttccgacgaaggaaaacatcttgaAGAAACCTCCACACTGTTTGACAGTTTACGCGGTGGGCCGTTCTAAAAGTATGTAATTTGAGATGCCTTTAAGCGCTTTGAATATAATCTGACACTAATGTTAGCCATAACACGCTTGAAAAGAAGCTTAATTACCTTCTTTAAAATGTGCCAACCCTAGTTGTGGAGTTAATTACGCCATTTCTAAGTCAAATAGTTCGCGCTGGTGTGGAAATTAAGATAAATTGCTCTGACAGGTAATTGTGGGGGATTATTACTTTAAggatgagttgcaccagtcaactttgacgtaaacataggtcaaagttaacgtcaaagttgactggtgcagtattttatatttgactgACATTTTCGTCTGCGTTTATTTAATGCGTCTGCTCATTActtatattgttaatatctcgggttcttaGCAACATATCACGATACCCATACCAGATTTAAGTTAGATCATCAGCTATTGTAGTATGAAAACCATATCAAATTATGTCTattagtttttgcgtgataacataaaatctgttattttgttatattttatttttacttttagctAACTTAGCATCGTAGCTATGAGAAATACAACAATTGTGCTTCTGTTTTCAAACGCGATAATTAACTAACTTCACAGTTcacaatgaaattaaaaatcataaataatttgacatgCAAATTAGATGTACCTTTTCTCGTGTAAcgtcacattattattatgaatatttacattattatgatgacTGATACAGATCTATTAGGTACATACTCACACAATCGGGGTCCATCCAAATGAACGGAGCATAAAACCCCATATCTGGGGCAACAGGGGCaaaaaagaaatctttttCATTCACCAAACAATAGCTCAAAATTGCTctgattaaaatacaaatacgaAAATAAGTGAACCGTCATTCTGAAACTGAATGAAGAAttctaatttgaatttgtcgGGATTCTCATTCGTTCTTTTCGTTCGTCAGAATTTTGGACAGTCACAACGATTAAGGGGAATACGTGTGATTTGCTTGAcgtgtgaaattttattaaaaaagaacttaaaaaatacgaGTTTCACTTCtgttctaaattaaaacattggCCCTAAAATAATTGAgcgtagtttttttaatttaattgaaatagaaaataacgaATAAATATAGACTTCAAATTTAACTCATatcatattacaaatattacagaatcgaaagtttgtaaatatgtttgttacttcttcacgctcgaACGACTAggtaaatttgtatgaaatttgatattgagGTGGCTAATACAATGGATTAACCcatactatttttattccaaaattacaGAAGGAAATTCccgaagaattaaaaaaatctaatagtTAATGGCGCTTTATACAATAGATGCTACTGAATATATctacaattaaataagtaattaaaaaaacggATATTATAACGATTAATAGATAGCGGATACACCGCGTACTGCagttagttaaataataatgtaagcgAACCAAAACAGCATCTAGTAAAACTATGGCAAATGACCCGAGATAAATTGATTAATGTTCGCCGATGTCAAATATTCAACGTGCAATGTACCCTTTATTCATCCAATTTACCCCAACCATtctaatttttcattcattcattcattcattcattcaattataatttgagGCTATCAAGATACGAATATTACGACAAATTGATAGACGGAATAATTGTTGAAAAGTTTCCTTTCCGCCCTTGTTCTTTTCAACATCAATCTCGATTTAAATGCTAGATGATGACAGATTAAATGCTAAGGTTACCGTAGTATTCTCTGTGGAAATACTTTTCCTATTATTATCTCAATccgaaatgtttgtttgtgcatttcaattttatataatcaagctataatttatataactttatcatgaaaaaaatgtaaacggCGGACTTAAAGCCTGAGGCTTTTTCTATGTGATGTggagaaagtatttttttttgcaaatatccagaagaaaataaactatagATAATTCGCTCAGGTAAAGCCGCAGgtaaatgtttatatactatataaataaaaaataagtataaagtgtgtgggtgaatttcacaagCGTTCGAActcggcgtgtagcgtttcaatAGTGTGCgacattttttgaaattaaacatttataaaattaacattgtaccagcactttactcatttataaaatagggtaattaaattgattactgtgtatggtacaatttaataaacactaatgagagcccgcggcggagtcCAGAatgctcgtgaaattcacccataaATTGAAAAACGACTTAAAAAGTAAGTGCAGTTAAGGGCAGATAAACTTCGAAACTTCAGCTATAGTAGTAAGTTGAAATTATAGGactaataaattcatataaatattttatcccataatttactattttccaTGTGTATTTTAGAACATACTGGtgctaaaaaaaaaagaaaaatacaaaatcgaatgcaaaaattttgaatacacaTTATATCTTTTTCGTTCGTCTTAATAGCCAGCATGTCATGTAGTGGGTAATCGTATAAAAGCTGACATAATTCTTTTGGATAACCCAAATATCTATGCTGGAATCTTCTatcacataaatttaaattttaaagcaatATTTCGCAAATTCAACGAGACAACCCGGACATATTTCACTAGGCTAGACGTCTCCAAAATCTATTCCAAAGAAAATGATTTATGATAACGGTTGTATGTGATTGCTTTACGTTCCAGCCAGCATCaacttttctttaataaaaaaggattttaaaaGCAAACTTATGTAATTTATGCGCTTCCACACGTACAGTATTGGGAAAATGTACTTttcaacagattttttttttgctggcCAGTATTAAGATATCActtttgtttctatattttatactttttgtttcaaaagaataattacagatttacaatgaatattcaaatttgggtattgaaaaatatcctacctacatgttttttcttatttatggttcaaatgaaaaatatcatttattttatctatgataaatatgaagatcaaattaataatagtgtTGTTACGTTAGATACTAGTTTTAGATGCTTtctcagaaaaaaaatttgtttatgtcAATTGAagaaaccataaaaaaataccgagACACAAAGCTGactcttttaaaaattagctTTAACTTTTGATCCAATTGAATATTCAATACAACAATCCCTCGACCTTTTTAATTCGCCTATTTTGTTTTCCTCTCACCTTATTGACATTTGATAAAGTAGGTCGCATTTCAATATAACGGTCcgggaattaaataaaacgaacCTTAAAAGGTTTTTTGTTTGAGCAGGAAAATAATGGAtcgtttttttgtttcaggtagAAGGTATGCGGGCTCGCAAGGTCCCCGCTACCTTGCTACTGTTGCTCTTTGCAATAGAAGCTCTAGACGCAAACAGAAGgaagcaaaaagaaaaaatagtgCCACAGATAATCAACATCTGCGATATTAGTGACAGAGACTCCAAAGTGCATTGCTACTGTGAATTCAGCCAAGAAATAAACGAAGCCACTAAGACCGAATGCTGGGTCTTCAACGGAGGTATAGAGAAAACAGATCCTTTATGGACAAGTTTCAGTTCTCAATCAAATATAGAAACGCTAGCCTTCAACGTAAGAGCAGACGGAGGATTAGACTTTGTACCAACGAAAGTGCTCAGATATTTGAGGAAACTGAAACATGTTAGCATGAAATACAGTTCAATTCCAAAAATAGAACCGAACACATTCGTTAATACAAGTTCGGTACAAGAGATAACACTTACGAAGAATCAAATTTCGTTTCTAAGTAAACATTCTTTTTATAACCTTCCTAACCTCACTGTTCTAACATTGGACGAGAACAGAATAAAAGAGATCGTAACTGATACTTTTTATGAGCTGCCCGCATTACAGAAGTTGTATTTAACCAGTAATAATATAAGCGTGATCCAAGATGGAGCATTTCGTCTTCTTGTAAATTTATTGGAACTAGAATtagatagaaataatattagcgAGTTAAGAAAAGAATGTTTCGATGGGCTGGCTAATTTGAAGCGGCTGGGTTTAAGAAGGAATAAATTGTCcgttttaaattcttttacGTTTACTGAACTGTGGAATTTGCAGACTCTTCTGTTAGATTACAATGATATTTACATATTGGCACAGAGGACGTTTGATGGATTGTCACAGTTGAAAAAATTGAGTATGAGTCATAACAAACTGGTGACATTAGCTGGAGGTCTATTCGAAGGAGTTAGAGGACTGGCAGCTTTGGATTTGAGGCGCAATAAGTTAAAGAGGTTTACTATGGACAACATTCGACCGATATATGACAATCTGAAGAATCAGAACAGTTATATCTACTTAGaaggtatgtataatatatattaatattacttaatgtTCTATAAATATCTCGTAAAATATAGGTCATTAATTTTGAAGGCTGTG
Encoded proteins:
- the LOC128674370 gene encoding connectin-like, which produces MRARKVPATLLLLLFAIEALDANRRKQKEKIVPQIINICDISDRDSKVHCYCEFSQEINEATKTECWVFNGGIEKTDPLWTSFSSQSNIETLAFNVRADGGLDFVPTKVLRYLRKLKHVSMKYSSIPKIEPNTFVNTSSVQEITLTKNQISFLSKHSFYNLPNLTVLTLDENRIKEIVTDTFYELPALQKLYLTSNNISVIQDGAFRLLVNLLELELDRNNISELRKECFDGLANLKRLGLRRNKLSVLNSFTFTELWNLQTLLLDYNDIYILAQRTFDGLSQLKKLSMSHNKLVTLAGGLFEGVRGLAALDLRRNKLKRFTMDNIRPIYDNLKNQNSYIYLEGNEFACDCHLAWMHKLRQETKSGKIRTSFENFVCKLNGDPSSNSHFTYFERSVMNNNLEEKKDYPDTDDVFHDEIDDAYAEDTKVVRAENERILLQIPIDLLPCPVDVKTVTDRTYTYPSQNEAKDYRNLIQTSKLSTVHKNIPIFLLLGHLLFTTLGLLY